The window gattATCCTGcacctctcataggcctcccaccatctgaaggcagccccagtaaactgaaaagtagtgaatgagaccccactggtctccagaatatgCGATGTGCGAAGAATccactggcacctatccaagaagtcatatgaatcctctaactcagccactctgaatgatggaggctggagcctcccaaatcactctagtcttctctgctcatcatcagtcataatggGACCCACCTGGGTATGAGCAACTATAACTgattgggctggtagtacccctggTGTCTAAAGaccctgcatcacctgctctagagtacgggcggtgggagtttGAGTACCTTCCTCGGCCTAAGAAATGACTGGCGCAGTCTGAAtagaaaccgcctgagcaaggctagtgcacacagtcaaaatTTGAGTCAAAGCCTCCTGAAacctagaatcacaatgggcacagctggtgcctgagctggccctacTGGCTCAACCATATCtcgaacctgctcctgagctggagcactTATGCCCTTACTGTGACTCGGCCTCCCGTGGCCATAGCCAGTGGTACTAATGGTTGTCCGTCCTATCTGGTagcacgtatcctcaccatctgtgagagaatagaatagcagaagtTTAGTTtttggaatcaacaaattcgcacgacaagaatacaagaatgtgaagttttcctaagggttcggcaacctctcgaagataagtacagacatttctgtactgatccacgagactctactaaacctgctcatgactcgtgagacctatgtaacctaggctctgataccaacttgtcacgacccaaaacccaccctatcgtgatggcgcctatcatggtacttggcaagccgactactcagacatttccaacactttcaacTTGAAATTTAGTAAAACAGTTTAAATAAATAAGAATCTCATAAAATGGAATGGAATATCATAACTCAACACATACGTTTTCCTAAAACCGGgatgttactgagtacatgagcatccacGTAATGACATAGTCTGGTACACTGTTTGGAAAGTAGAACCAAATAAATAAACTAAAGGATAGGTGAGGGAAGTCAAGGACTGCAGACGACCAAAGCAGCTgcctcgatgatctccgaatgTCTCAGCTCTGTGAATCAGCAACCGCCGTGAACAAAAACACCTGGATCTCCACACCAGGTGtggggtgtagcgtgagtacaaccaactcaataagtaacaaatctaacctttggactgaaagtagtgacgggtTCAAGTATTACAGTCCACATACAGCATTAACAGTACGTAAAGTTACAAAAACATATGACAGTGAGGTCTCAGAAATTCATAATTTGCAAGTGACAgtacaagaatttagacatgctttcaggttTTGCAATAAAATTCAACATAGAAcagggcagatctagcccaaatgcaaataaaacCAGGGTTGGtccagcccaaatgcaaataaaacAAGGGTAGATCCAATCCAAATGTAAATAAATTGCTAGCAATTGtgcccactgtggatgtgcagcCTTCGGACGGGCTGATCCATCCCAAgctctataataagccaaatcctagcatgaatcaataaagcatgttgcggcatgcagcccgatcccatgaatatcatTCACAATAGACCCTTAGCCTCGCTCAGTAATtagtctctccagtctctcgggctcacaagaatcatgataatcagcccaaacaatgatgatatgatgtaccaATAAAGGACAACAGAGACTAGGATacaatatgcaaataatagttgtgattgagtaaaaatgaaaaattaagcaaataattcaacatgtaacacaaattttgtgggtcccaacagtaccaacatgtaGCCTGAGCAGGATTGCTAACATGGCTGACAACTCAATTATTCtaacacatggtgaaaatacggttaacaacaagattattcaactatacagctCCAAGGActcgaccaagtcacaattctttcGGTGCacacccgcacgcccgtcacctagcatgtgcgtcacctcaacaccaatcacgtAACACAAAATTCgcggtttcatacccttagaaccaagtttagaagtgttacttacctcaaactgtgcaaaattctactccaacaagcccttgcttCGCGAATCGGActccgaatgcctcaaatctagccacaaacaattcgatacgatcaactcaagctataggatTCAATcccataataaaataataaattcttaatcaaaagtcaaaaagtcaactcaaagccgacccccgggcccacatctcgaaatctaatAAAAGTCATTAactccggaagcccattcaaccacgagtccaaccataccaagtttaccaaattctgataccaaatcaccactcaaatccccaaattaaactctccaaatccctagcctcaactccTAAAATTACACCTCAacaacacacaaactaggtgggaaattcaatggggaaccaaaattattgaataaaaataatcataagtgacttacctcaagaagtccttcaaaatccctctcaaaaatcgcctaagcaGAGCTTCaaatgtccaaaatgatgaaAATCACGGAACCCTCGATTTTAATACACATCCCagccttttcgcttctgcggataacTTAACCGCACCTGCAGTTTCACTTTTGTAGaatttcctccgcttctgcgtacATACCTCTCATGccctccttcgcttctgcgatgcttcCTCCATATCTACgctctcgcaggtgcggaaattccatcgcacctgcgcacagACTCTCAGCTGGCCAACTCCGCTTCTACGCCAAAcatgccgcatctgcgaccacgcggGTGCGGAaataccctcgcacctgcgaccactgcactCCCCTTCCCAGGCTGCTTCTGCGCTCCCCTGCTTGCTTCtgcgaactcgcacctgcgaatcacaattctgcaggtgcgattgcaccagagcTGGTGCTTTAGTAATCTTTCAAAtcccaaattcgatctgttaaccatctgaaactaacccgaggcccccacgacctcaaccaagtataccaacaagtccaaaaaaataatacgaacttagtcgagccttcaaatcacatgaAACATGTTAAAACCACggatcgcgcatcgattcaagcctaataaatttttgaacttccaacttctgcattcgataccgaaacctatcaaatcacgttcgattgacctcaaatttataACACAAGTCACAAGTGCACCACAGACTTACTCCGATTTGCGAAACCCCAATCCGAgcctggtaaccacaaagtccactctcggtcaaacttctaaatttccaattttctccatttcatgcctaattcaactacggacctccaaatcactattcggacaaactcctaagtccaaaatcaaccaacGAAGCTgtttagaaccatcaaaactccattccagaacCATTTATACATAATTCACATCCGGTCagcctttttaacttaagctttcaaaccTTAAGTCTAAGTGCCTTAACTCATTCTGAAATATTCCGTAAATCGAACCAGCTACCCCGCAAGTCACTTAACAATTATTAAGCATAAAATGATCactaaatgggggaacggggctacaactctcaaaacgaccggccgggtcgttacatcttcccccacttaaacaaacattcattcTCATACTATTCTAGAATcgtacttggagtctcaaataggtgtggatatctgctccgcatcttccactcgatctcccaagtagcctcctcaactggctgacctctccactacaccttcgcTGAATCTATgtcttttgacctcaacttttgaaccttctgatccaaaatggccaccggctccacatcataagtccaatcaccatccaactgaactgtccTGAAATCCAGAACATGTGATggatcaccgacatacttccagagcgtagaaacatgaaatactagatgaacactcgacaaactaggcgCCAAGGCaatcttgtaagccacctccccaatcctctgaaatacttcaaacggcccaatatatcgagggctcaattTTCCcctcttcctgaacctcataacacccttcatgggttaaaccttgagcagtaccttctccccaaccatgtaagcaacatcacgaacctttcgatcggCATAACTTTTTTGTCTAGACTTCGcagtgcgaagccgatcctgaatcaatttaaccttatccaaagcatcccgaaccaagtcagtacccaatagcctagcctcacccagctcaaactatCCCACCAGAtaccgacaccatctcccatacaaagcctcatatagagacatctgaatgctcgattggtagttgttattgtaggcaaactctgcgagcgacagaaattgatcccatgaacccccaaaatctataacacaagcgcctatcatatcctccaatatttgataGTACGCTCGGaatgcccgtccgtctgaggctgaaatgttgtgctcagatcaacctgtgtgcccaactctagctgcacggctctccaaaattgcaatgtaaactgcgtgccctaatctgaaatgatggataccggtacaccgtgaaggtgaacaatctcgcggatgtaaatctccaccaaccgctccaaagaataagtagtcccaactgggatgaagtgcgtggacttggtcagccgatccacaatcacccaaatagaatcaaacttcctcgaagtctatgAGAGTCCAACTaaaaagtccatggtgatacgctcccatttccactccggaatctcaagcctttGGAGCTATCCGCcctgtctctgatgctcatacttcacctgctgacaatttaggaactgagctacaaaccccactatatccttcttcatcctcctccgccAGTAGTGCTGCCtgaagtcctggtacatcttcgcggcacctggatgaatagaatactgcgaattgtgggcctcctcaagaatcaactcacgtagcc is drawn from Nicotiana tomentosiformis chromosome 12, ASM39032v3, whole genome shotgun sequence and contains these coding sequences:
- the LOC138902933 gene encoding uncharacterized protein, producing MKGVMRFRKRGKLSPRYIGPFEVFQRIGEVAYKIALAPSLSSVHLVFHVSTLWKYVGDPSHVLDFRTVQLDGDWTYDVEPVAILDQKVQKLRSKDIDSAKV